A genomic window from Nosocomiicoccus massiliensis includes:
- a CDS encoding fructose bisphosphate aldolase — MSHLDKVKNGNGFIAALDQSGGSTPKALRLYGIAEDSYDTEEEMFDLVHQMRTRIVTSPAFTSDKILGAILFEQTMESKVDGKYTAEYLRDKGIAPFLKVDKGLADEENGVQLMKPMPELDELLDRANEHGIFGTKMRSVIHEANEGPIKEVVEQQFEIGKKILAKGLVPIIEPEVDINSKDKEKIEDILKVAILEELDKLEEGQDVMLKLTIPSVRNNFKELVDHKRVIRVVALSGGYSRATANELLKENEGIIASFSRGLTEGLSVDQTDEEFNNLLADSVEKIYDASVNKK, encoded by the coding sequence ATGTCACATTTAGACAAAGTTAAAAACGGTAATGGATTTATTGCAGCGTTAGACCAAAGTGGAGGTTCAACACCTAAAGCTTTACGTTTATACGGTATCGCTGAAGATAGCTACGATACTGAAGAGGAAATGTTCGATCTTGTACACCAAATGCGTACACGTATCGTTACGTCACCAGCATTTACTAGCGACAAAATCTTAGGTGCAATTCTTTTCGAACAAACGATGGAAAGTAAAGTTGACGGTAAATACACTGCGGAATACTTAAGAGACAAAGGTATCGCGCCATTCTTAAAAGTAGATAAAGGACTTGCTGATGAAGAAAACGGCGTTCAATTAATGAAACCAATGCCTGAACTTGATGAGTTATTAGACCGTGCAAACGAACACGGCATCTTCGGTACAAAAATGCGTTCAGTAATCCACGAAGCAAACGAAGGTCCGATTAAAGAAGTTGTAGAGCAACAATTCGAAATCGGTAAGAAAATCTTAGCTAAAGGGTTAGTACCGATCATCGAGCCTGAAGTTGACATCAACTCTAAAGACAAAGAAAAAATCGAGGACATTTTAAAAGTAGCGATTTTAGAAGAGCTAGATAAGTTAGAAGAAGGACAAGACGTCATGCTTAAACTGACAATTCCTTCGGTAAGAAATAACTTCAAAGAATTAGTCGACCACAAACGCGTCATTCGTGTCGTTGCATTATCAGGTGGATATAGCCGTGCAACAGCAAACGAACTATTAAAAGAAAACGAAGGAATCATCGCGAGTTTCTCACGCGGGTTAACAGAAGGATTATCAGTCGATCAAACTGATGAAGAATTCAACAACCTACTCGCTGATTCAGTAGAAAAAATCTACGACGCTTCAGTTAACAAGAAATAA